Below is a genomic region from Astatotilapia calliptera chromosome 2, fAstCal1.2, whole genome shotgun sequence.
GCTTGTGGTGATATAACTGCTGAGCAATGTCAAGCCTGGATTTGTCATGCCAGGAGATTTTTCCCACGGTGCCTGAACAATGAAGACATCCActgtgatgttgatgaaaacTCATGGCCCAATGTTAATGACCGGCTTGATTAATTGTGtaaaagtgatgaaaataaaataaaaaatatattgtgcttatgtaaatgacttgttgttttttctccctttttcgtgtgtgtgtgtgtgtgtgtatatatatatatatatatatatatatatatatatatatatatatatatatatatatatatatatatatacacacacatatatatatatttttttttttatgtctgaacataagtgtaatatttgctgtgtaAAGTTTTACAGTTCAGTTACACTCATTCATCACCAAGGACAATTTGAAACGCTTACCTTATATTATTTGCTCCTGAATGAAATGATTggtaaaagtacaaagttgaaAAAAGatcttactgttttgtttgggtgATTAAAGCAAATGTTCTCAAAATATATCACAATGATCATGTGTTCTGAAACAATGATTAAGTGGAATGAAAATATGTGCAAATACAATGAAATCATGACATCAGATTTTAAAGAATGACTAGTGGTGTTACAAATGTGATCAAATGTGAGTTTTGTACTGAGAGATTTAAAAATGCACACTTTAGTTATGAAAATAGTACCAaaccaattttaaaaaaaaactgtaagaaTGGCTGAAGGAATAGTGGCATCTCTCAGGTCTTGTGTCAGGATTTTGTTCCCTTGTTTCTTAAGGACGTGCTTTTCattactgatattttcattAGCTGGTGATATGTTTTTAGGCCTGcatgttcttcttttgtcctccacctgTGGATTGTcctcagttgttgttgttttttaaggacAAAGTGCACACGCCATGTTTCGAATAAAATCTCTTTGGGAATCCCCTTATTCGTGCAAAAAATAGTCATTTTTCTGCATGTCAAATTGTGTCTTAAATTTGGCATTTTTGCCCCATAGATAGAGGCCGCtggtaacaataaataaatacagaaatattaaaacaaaataaataaaatagattatTTGCTCCATTAAGGtaggtgcctttttatgcttgaatgatgttaagtggcttaacaagcaaacaaaaacaaaaaaatccccaaGATATTGCTTAGACAGTGGTGAGAtacaacaactgaaaatatatgaaaaagcatTCGAtgtccagaaaaacacaaacgccTCCATAAAGCCTGAACACTACAGAAAGTCACTGGAGGCGAAGCATAAAGCCACGAGgaatggctcaagactttttagAAGTTGATTTTTACACTCAGGTGTAATGATCATTATCAACATcaccaagaaaaaaatctacttTTTCTAGTTTTCTACTGAATAACAAACATGGATGCCCTCACGGCATCTTGCTTCCACACACTGTTATGTTTTTGCTGTTCTTTAAActtgtttgtttcatgtgtttggCCTTAAACATTTTATACATTAACAGATGTATTTCTGACCCTGATCTACTGTAATTGTTTCCAACATGTCATGCTGGTGAGAcccactttttttccttctttaaaaaaaatctttcccgGGCGTACTTATTAACTATCGAAATACAAATAGTGAAATCATCGAGCTGAACGACTGTTTCAGTGCGACCTGCGTGTTCTCACATGACGCAGAGTGAGTGAAGTTGGCGTTAACTGCGCTTTTAGCTTGGTGTAGCTCTCTGTGCACTGCATTTATGGTCACCCTGATCCTCATAATGGGCTAAAGAGTGTGGAGATAACACTGGGATGATCGGATCACGGGGATCCAGAGGAGATTAAGTAGCTTTTCAAAAGCAATGATACTTCCGTTTCAAATCAAAGAAAGGGCGATTAGTGGAGGCCCGGGGATCAGCCCTGGTTTCTATGGCAGTCGGGAAAGAAACTCGCTCTTTAAGATACACCATTTGCAGCATGAGGATATAAAATATAGATATAGAAAGGAATTAGGTGTTCAAGTTGTGAatgcaaatacaagtaaacGCACAGTTTGGGTCTCCGAGTGCGCTCGAGCATTAATGTGTGCAGGATTTAAGCCACGTGAACCCGCCCCATAAATAATGAGCCCGTGAAACCTAGGATGGAAACTGACTGGTCTGAAATGCTGCCCTTCTAGCAGAGAAATGGAGCATTCAGTTCTAATATGGTGACTCCTCGTGTGTGCCAGTGACAAAGGAGGCTGGGGTGTCGGACCTGACAGGTTTGGGAACGTGGAGCGAGGTCGACAAGTGGTTTGATTTTGAAAGAGTTTGTGTGAAGTCCAAACACCCAACCAACTGTCCCGAAGGAGAAACTGGCACACACTTAACGCTTGGGTGTCATAATCATCATCTTCACACGTCATCACGTCAGCACACCAACTTGCCCTTCTCCCATTTGGCCCATATCTACAACTGTGCGCTCACGAAGTTGCTTAAATCTAGTTTTTAACGATTATCTTGTGTGCGTAAAGCTGCAAACGCAGACAACACACGAGGCTATCTTCAACTTGCGCCCTGCTCCTTCATCTCAACTTGGTCtttaaagaaaaggaaggaCAAAAATCACTTCATGCAACGTGCTGATGTCTCACACGTCACAAAAGTTCTTGTAGCTGCTCGTTTTCTCACTTTGTCCCTGTTCCCACGAAAATGGGATGTTTCCCATGATCTCACTTCACCAAGTGCACCTTCTTGGTGTTGCAACCAAACCTCTTTCCTTATTAAAAaaactatctatctatctatctatctatctatctatctatctatctatctatctatctatctatctatctatctatctatctatctatctataggcCACACGTTTAGCCACAGATTTAACATGTTGTCTTTAATTGTCACCATGTTGGTAACGGTTTCAAGTTTCGGTTTTCCCACAGTCACTCCAGTCTCTGGTCAGTGTCATCACGCACACGtgccagccaatcagaggtcGCAGGAGGTGCACTTATAAGTCCCCCTGTAGGAGGCAGGGGGCTTTAAACCGCTGGAGGACATTTAGATAGAGCACTGCAACATGACCAGGAAACTCCAAAACCAAACccagaatgatgggaagagCAGGAAAAGGGTAGGAAACTGTATCATTATTCTGTGTTATATTGCATGATTCTTTTTGGGATTAGGAAAACTTTTTATCACTGTAAGCTAATGTTCTTATTCTAAATTGGGTAGACGAGGACAAAGTAGCTTCTTAGCTTTAGCAAAGCAGTGAAGTCAGCATTCGTTGTGTTGAACTTTCATCACATCACTAAAGCAAAGCTTTGTCGTGACCTCTCAAAGACTCTGAAGCCAGTTgtggaaaagaagagaagagatcGAATAAATCAAAGTCTAGCTGAACTGAGGCATCTGCTGATGAATGCCACATCTGATCCAGTGAGTAATGTCTGAACAACCTTAACTGTGTATGAGTTGGCAAGTAAGCCATAAATGCAGTGGGAAAAAACGGTTTCTCCTCTCCTTTGTTCTTTGATTTGACCTGTCCATCATCAACAGCGGCTGCAGAATCCAAAAATAGAGAAAGCACAGATTCTGGACTTGGCTGTTGACTATCTCCAAAAGTGGACTGATAAAAAGGGCCCGAGCAATGGTTAGTTAAGCAAAATCAAACTAAAACCAGCATATTCATGTTCCACTTGTTTATCCCTCACATCTCTGTCTTTTTGCATCCTGCAGACTCATTTGATACTCATGCTCCTTTGGCAGACAGTGGCCACTCGGAGTCCAATGCTCCTCCTCTCTTTGGCAGAGAGAGCGCAGGTTTTCAGCAGTGTGTGGCCCAGCTGACCAGCTACATGCACAGGATAACACCGGCACAGAGAACAAGCCTGATTGAGGGGCTTAAACATCACGCAGAGGGTCTGCAGCTGAAACCAGACTTCAACCAGCGCGCAGCATCTGTGGATACCATTTGCTCATCCAACTCCAAAGATCCTCCCGTTTTGCTTTTCCCGTCTTATTCCCCATTTCAGCCTCTCGCTTGTTCCACGCCATGCCATGACTACCTGagccctcctccttctccctggCTCTCCCCTTCTTTCTCCATGTATGCCACCTCTTCTTTTGCGTCATTTGCCTCTCTCTTCTCCATCCCCCCCAGCCTTTCACCTCCATCTTCCAACACCTCCTTCTTTAGCTTCTCACCCACAGTTCCTCACTCCAGCCTCTCCCCTCTCACCACAATGAGACCCCCCTCAAACCTTCTACACAGGGAAGTGTTGGCACCAAACTCTTCCCCACCCATTTGGAGGCCTTGGTTTTGATGTGGATCAGAGACTGACATGCTGACAGGAGCAGAGCCACCTAGTGGGGATAAATTGCAATTGAGGGTGGAAAATTCTCAAAGCCTTGAATGTACAGTGTACAGATTTTTAAAGTTGCCTATAATGTATTACTATTCTTGTAAATAAATTAAGTTCAAATTCGTAAAGTGTGTATTTGCTTCCTCCCGTGCCCATGTGACATGTAATTAATCTAAATCAATAGCTCCTAAACAATCCTGAACAATGGCAGAgccatacatttttttaaagaatatttgTGGCCAGGCTGAGACCagaaactgattttattttatttgtattttcagcTCTTAATCTgtaagggaaaaaacaaaaccagaaccCAACAACCTTGCAACAGAtgctaaatgtatttttctttaaaatgctaATAAGGTAAACTGTAGTAAAGTGGGCCATTAGGTAAAGTGGGCCATTCATGGTTTGAGTGTCTCAGCTCTTTGAAACTTAACAGCCAATGATCTCAACAACAGCTTTACAATTagcatttaattttattgttcaGAGTTGTTGAGAGGTGCAGGGCAATTTCTCAGGCAGCCTTAAAATACTTCACAGTGAGTGGTgacatatcaaatcaaatcttgTTTATAATCTCACTAAAAGAGCTTGAAAACATTATTTTCATGTACATTTTCACAAGTCACAGCAGTAAAGCAACAACTGATGGAGGCTGTGGCAACATCTGGAGGCGTGTTTGCCCAAGAAACACGGGGCAGTTCATCAACCACAGTGCAACAGTGTAGCTCTGGATTGCATCAGTGATAAtaagggcgaccgtggctcagggggttgggaatcgcatctgtaaccggaaggttggttcgatccccgggctctctgtcctggtcgttgtgtccttgggcaagacactttaccctactggtgttggccagaggggccgatggcacgatatggcagccttgcctctgtcagtctgccccagggcagctgtggctacaactgtagctgcctccaccagtgtgtgaatgaatagtggtattgtaaagcgctttgagtgccttgaaaagtgctatatcaatccaatccattataattaatgtgtgttttgcaAATATTAGGCTTCAAATTTCCATTTGGTTCCCTGCTGTTTTAGGACAGTATCAGAAGCAGCTCCGCTGGCTAAAAATGAGCCTACACACAGTATGTTAATGTCATGTTACTTATGTGGCATTAAAGAGCATTAGAGGCATAGTTTATCCCGCTGGTTCTCAAACCTTGTCTTAGATGCCAAAGAATGTTCATGCTTCCCCCAGTAATGCCCCACCAAGGGCATCAGAGCCAAAGTTTGAAAACCATGGGTCTAGGGTACATATACACAGCCTCCACATCGCACCATAAGACTGTACTTAAGACTGTGTGAGATAAATTGAAGAATTCATTGGGTTTTGACTACAGTTTTGAATTCACACAGCAACTTAGTAATTGATCTTTACTGCCCTGCCCTGTGTGCCTTAGAAACAATACTAAAGCATGCCCTTTAGGACCAAGCTTGAAcagaatgtgtttgtgtttatgaaatgaatcttttaattacattttttcaccAGCTTTGGAAGGGCAATGGATAAGAGCCGTTAAATGAAGTAACTTGAACATTGACATGATGATcgatcactttttaaaatttgtctgATGCAATGTTTGAAGTTAGGAtacatacaattttaaaaatgtgcaataaaTTAACTCAAAGGTGTCAAACCATGTCAAAGTTCCTCTTTGATGATATTCTGTAATATGTTTTTAACACAGCCCTCTTGTGTTGCCCATAAATTAAGCTGTAGGGTATAAGTGGACACATGTAGTTTCCAGGATATAAGAATGAAAGTGTAAAAAAGCTGAGCCGGTTTGATGATATTCCTTACACGATCAAAAGAGGGCAGCATTGACACAGCATACACCTGTGTGGCAGAGAAGGTGATCTGGCTTCCTTCGTGACCTGTCTTCCAGCGGGTGCTATAAAAGGCGGCTGTCATTCGGGCTAAATAGAGGATGTCATTGAGCTATTCCATCAGCGATAAGCTCGAGATGCACGATCATCACTCTTCTCTCTTTCCGTCTCTCAGTGCTCAGGCCACTCCTTATCTTCTGATTAAATCTCTATTACAAGCTCGGAATATTTTCAGCAGAGAGGCACCAAAGGATTTGGcctgtgaaaacagaatttgtCACATGAGAGAACATGTCTTTGGATAATCGTTATTCCCCCCCCACTTCTGAAGAAACTCTGGAGTTATGAGGTAGCCATTGTTCTTTGTCAAAGAAATGAGAGGGCACGCACATCACTGTATAGCTCGCTTCCCCACACTGCCTATTTTGATAATTCTGGAAAGAAAGCAGAGACAGTTGCTCATGCTGGAGatatgatatttttttcttttttctttttttgcggCATGGCAGATAATTAATAGGAAAAGAAATCACCTCTTGGATTGACCTGACAAAGGATGAAAAATCCCTGGCATTTTCTCAGGACAAGCTGATTACAGCTGATCCTGTTACCCTCTTTAATCACTGTTTTTTTCTGCCAGGTTGCATTCCTGGTTTGTAGAAAGCTCGAGATGTTGTGCTGTGAAGATGTCACAGGTTTGTCTCGGCCTGCAGAGAATCTGCAAATTCCTTTGTGTTGGTGCGTTTCAAAAGTCCAAATGCTGGTGTCAAACACTTCcatcacacatgtgcacacttgTATGTGTTGAAAGTGCAGTATGTACACTACACAGTATGCACACTGTACTTAGCCCAGCAGGTCCACAACGCAGGTGCTCGTTATGACTGTCTGCCAGAAGGAGAGACATCCAGAAAACATCTACAGGCGTTCTTTTCAGGACCGAGGGTGACAAACATCAGAGATTTATAAGCAGCTCTTATATATTTATCAGCTTTGGTAGAGCACATTTGGACATTTCATGTTTCGTTGATTGATAATCAGTACCCAACATGCATCGCGGGTTTTAGATGCAGGTCATCaacttagtttttgttaaagaaTAACCATaaagtttaggttattgttgtttttggttaGGGTTCAACACACAAAATGATCAAATCAAACTACATGAGACGCAATTTAAAGTGTAGAACTGACAAATCTAATTCTATTCAGTATGTTGAAGCTATCATACTACTGTAGTATCTCTGATGTTGGAACCACCCTTTCAAAAAGGTCATGTATGGTCATATGTGGATGCCCTGGGGCGCCTCTgccagtgtgccccagggcagctgtggctacaatgtagcttgccatcgcctgtgtgtgaatgtgtgtgtgaatgggtggatgactgaatgtagtgtaaagcgctttggggtccttagggactgagtaaaatgctatacaaatgcaggctaTTTACCAGTTAGTCTGTGACCACACGGGGGCGCCCACATCGAAGAGAACAAGAAATGCAAAAAGAGGTATTCTATTGATTATTTTCTGATTGGGGCCATCTGAGAGATCAAGTTGGCTTATGGCATCACAACACTTACAACATTTGTGGTATTGGAAAATCCACACTGATCCTGAAAGTAACCAGCAATAGGATATAAAAGAAATTAGTTAGCAAGGTTGTGCACACTCATAGTTTAATGACTTGTCAGTCACAAGGTAGGGAATGCTTTACTGTCCATTTTACTCTAAATGGCACCATAATTTTTGAAGTCGCCCCCTACTCGTCATTACAAAGAATGCAGTTTAAAACACTTATCTTTTGTGGGAGGGTATGTTTGTGACTGTGATTTCCATCATTTGCTTCACTCATAGCAGTGGCAGATTCTTGGGAATGTGAAAGGATTAGAGAACGGCTAAATTTCTTTTGCAGTGCAAAAAATCAGGACAAGTACACATTTCAAACTGTGAGATGATGAaaatcatttactgttttacgcATGAAGACAGCAGACTGTATTAGAATTTAGAGGTCACCTCAAAGTCAGTGATCTGGTCGCTCAAGTCACAGGTTATTGTAATGTGTGACGTATGGAAACATTCAAATCCCCTAAGGTGTCAGTGGGGCTCACAGTTACCGGCAGGACAAATTAATCTTGTTTCACTAAAATCTAACCAGTACTCTGGGAGAAGTAACGTGTCTTATTATGGACTGTCGATGGATGACGGACGCCTCACCATGACCGGAGCCCATTGGTCAGGCCAGACGAAAACTAAGCTAAAAACCACGTGTTGAACTGTCTGTTATAACTTGTGTAAAATGCTCAATAGATTAAAACTCCCAACTATCCCAGCTGCCAGTTTGTTgaagggctaacacagagaaacagattcACACCTAcggccaattaacctaaccccatacATGTATTTGGACTTTGGAGGAAACTGAAGAGATTCCTCAAGGATACGGGGAGAATGGCCCAAGCTTATAGTCGAACCCCGGACCTCTtcgctgtgaggtgacagtgctatGCACCATATCACGTTGCCCCAAAAAGAtcatttcaattttttaaataaaaatcatcaGTCCTgatattttttccttggtatttgTCATTGAAACTAaatcaaaaaacacaaatacactttCAAAATCGGAACACTTCTGATTCCTCTCCCTCATTTCACAGGTCTTAACCCGTTTGTAGGTCCAACAGCGGAAAATGATCTTACACAGGAGGGAGAATCAGCTTACATTTAAATGCAGAATACTTGTGCACCTTTCCAAGGCCATTTCAGACTGATCCAGTGCTCCTCCCTATATTTTGGCAACATGATGAAATTTCCTGAAAAGTATGCAGAGGAAAAATCCAGACAGCACATTATGCACATTTTGCCCTTCATATTTTGGAATCTGTCGAATGTGAGAAAAACAGATGAGGAACTGCTCTCTGGAGTAACTGTTTGTGATTTTCTGAACCTCTGGTGTCTGGTGTGCTGTCTATTTGTGTAGGAGTGACTGTGCATTCTTTTGGAGTTGAGTCGATTTGTTTGACTAAGCTTTGCTTTGGAAGACAGTCCACGGACCCACTGCTTTTATCAGTCAGATTGAAGGACTGCTCTAGACTCCGTAAGCATCCGCGCAGAGAGGAGGACTCCTCACTAAGATCGCATGTCAATACTCAAGAATGTAGATCTGTCACTACTCACAACTAAATATCATTTTTTCCTacctttcatttctttctctttccctctttttgcAAAGGTCTTTGATGTAAATAGTGAAAGGATCCCAGACTGTAGCAAATTACCTGAGgactgaaacatttttgacataaGTCCTGAGAGACGAGGGCAAGCCACTTTTCCTGGCGGCCCCTTTAGCGTTTTTAATCTGGGGCTGAGGGAGACAGCAGCGCTGACAGAATGATGGGACAGCTGGACATGCTTCCAGGCCAGCAGCAAGGGGCAAAAGAAAAGCCATGAGAAGGGCCACTGCAAACATCTCAGCACCGAGCCAACAACTCAGGACTGCAAACCAAAGCAGGACGCAGTGTGACACGTGTCCTTGGGAGACATCTACCTCCTCCACCTTTCTATCTCAATATAACAGTATGCATCTGCAAACACGAAGGAGGGAATTATAAAAGAACCGCTttgattttttgtttcatttatggcaaaaaaaaaaagtctcacacTTATGATATGTAGTGATGATGACTTATAACTGCAGTATTTCACAATAGCTTTGACTTACAgaaggggtgtcgaactccaggcctccagggctggtgtcctgcaggttttagatctcaccctcggtcaacacacctgaatcaaat
It encodes:
- the her11 gene encoding hairy-related 11, giving the protein MTRKLQNQTQNDGKSRKRTLKPVVEKKRRDRINQSLAELRHLLMNATSDPRLQNPKIEKAQILDLAVDYLQKWTDKKGPSNDSFDTHAPLADSGHSESNAPPLFGRESAGFQQCVAQLTSYMHRITPAQRTSLIEGLKHHAEGLQLKPDFNQRAASVDTICSSNSKDPPVLLFPSYSPFQPLACSTPCHDYLSPPPSPWLSPSFSMYATSSFASFASLFSIPPSLSPPSSNTSFFSFSPTVPHSSLSPLTTMRPPSNLLHREVLAPNSSPPIWRPWF